TGAGGCGGCTCAAGCCAGTGGTGCTACATTCTGGGATATTGTAGGGGTTTACCTATCAGAAGGGCTACCAGACTTGATCCGCGTGACGACTGTAACCTTGATTTCCCTCGTTGGTGAGACAGCTATGGCGGGAGCAGTAGGTGCCGGTGGTATTGGTAACGTAGCCATCGCCTATGGATTTAACCGTTTCAATCATGATGTGACAGTCCTTGCGACACTCATCATTATCCTAATTATCTTTTCTATCCAATTCTTGGGGGACTTCTTGATCAAGAAATTAAGTCATAAATAAAAAAGAGCCCGAGGCTCTTTTTTTATTTAACTTTTCTGCACAACCTTCTTACTAAGTGCTTGTCCAATAAGGGCACCAAGAAAAGCGCCGATGAGAACACTTGTGATAAAGAGGAGGATATTAGCAGGATTCGGTGCAACCATGATGCGATCGATATAGTCCTGAGATTTTCCACGAGCGACTAGAGTTGCGAGATAGGCTTGAGGGGTCAACCACATGAGTAGGATGGGACCAGTAGTACCAAAAGCAAAAACTAGGAAGGAAAGAAGGTTCTTGACCTTGTCTTTGTAGTGACCTAGGTGAGCGATGCCGTCTGCTCCAAGACCACAGATAATTCCTGGGAGAAAGGCTCCAGCACCATGCTTGCTCCCGAGGAAAAAGAGAGAAATCACAAGCCCAATCGTTGTAATTGCTCCGAAACGAGGTACTTTTGCTAAAAGGATCATATAGACGCTACCACCCACTAGGGCAGCAAAAGCAGGGGCGTAAAACATATTTCCAGTGTGGTCGACAAGGCTTCCTAGTAAAACTCCCACTCCGATACAGAGAAAGTAGACCAGGGCGGCTACAAGGGTTGTCAAAATATTCTTTTTCATAAGTTCTCCTTCGTATATCTGATGTTATTCATTGTATCATGCCTGTGGAAGATTGTAAATGCTGGCTAGGGACTAGTATTTACTAGGAATTATGATAAAATAGGAAAAAATAAAAGACGAGTGGCAAGAGTATGAAAAATTTAGGTAAAGTTTTTAAAGAGTTGCGGGAATCAAGAAAAATTTCCTTGAGAAAAGCAACGGGGGATGATTTTTCAGCATCCCTATTATCACGTTTTGAAAATGGGAAGAGTGAAATATCTGCTCAAAAGTTATTTGTTGCTTTAGAGAATATTCATGCTAACGTAGAAGAACTCTTATTTTTAGCGAGAGGTTTTCACCAGGATGCTAATTCTGAATTCAGAAATCAATTGTTTAAAGCCGTAAACCCAAAAGATTTAACATCTTTGCATACCCTCTATCAGAGAGAATACCAACAAATCCCTTTTTCAAAGGATAAACAAGAACATATTCTCAATGCTATTTTGATAAAATCCTATATGAAAGCTATTGATGAGACGATTACATTGACCTCTGAGGAAGAAAGAGTTCTACATGATTATCTATTTTCTGTTGAAATTTGGGGACTCTATGAACTTTCGTTCTTTTCTTCCTGCTCTCCTCTTTTATCAGTCCAGCTTTTGACAAAGTATACTCGGGAAATGTTGCGGAAGTCAGATTTTTTGCAAGGAGTTGGGAAAAATCGAAACATGATGCACACCTTGCTCCTCAATGGCTTTATGACCTGTATTGAAGCTGATGATTTTACCAACGCCCTCTATTTCAAAAAACAAATTGAAAAGAACTTCTTTGAAGAAAATGAAACCTATTTTCGAATAGTCTACCTATGGGCAGAAGGTTTGCTTGATAGTAAGCAAGGAAGAGTGGAGGATGGGCAGAGAAAAATGGAGGATGCTGTCCGTATTTTTGAGATGATTGGTTGTAGCAAATCTGCAGATTATTATAGAAGCGCCATAGAGTGTTAAATATTTGCAACTGGATAAATTAAATTGAAACGATAGGACTGTGAAGATACTTATTAGTATTAGCAAGTTCTATCGTTTTCGTTATGAGTTTAGTTTGTTGCATATATTCAAAAAATTTTTCCCAAAGGATTCTTGATGCTATACTAGAACTACCATAAAAGTAGTATGTGAGAAAGGAATCTATATGAAACTATTACTAAGAAATCAAGCTTATCGAATCTTGAGTTTATCACGATTTTTCAATGCTTTTGGAGCTTCAATTTTTAATTTAGTATTTGTGGTCTATGCCTCGACTTTACCAGAGGCTTCTGTTGCCGTTGCCGTGGCTAATGTTGTGATGATGCTTCCAACTCTTTTTACAGTTTTTGTTGGAATTCGGGCAGATTATACCAAGGACAAGGTCAAATGGATGACCTATGTCGGTTTATTTCAGGCGGTTTTATTTTTTCTAGCAGCCCTAGTTGTTCAGCAAGCTAGTTTCTTTGCCTTTTCGACCCTTTGCCTCATCAATGTCATTAGTGATGTAGCCAGTGATTTTGCTGGTGGATTGCGAATGCCTCTCGTTAAAGAAAAAGTAGCAGAGTCAGATTTGATGGAGGCCTATTCCTTTTCGCAGTTTATTACCTACATCTCTGCGATTGGCGGGCAGGCTTTCGGAGTTTGGCTATTAGGGGTGTCGACACAGAACTTTTCGCTCGTAGCTGGAATCAATGCCATATTTTTCCTAGTGTCAGCTCTCATTCTCTTTTTAGGAAGGGCTGAATTAAGCTTATCAACTCCATTTGCTGATAGTAAATCAATGAAAAATGAGAAGCTTTCTATCAAAGATCAGTTTTTAACGATTTACCGAAACCTACGTCTCGTTTTTCTTCAAAGTGGACAGAAAAACTTTGGATTTATGCTCTTTGCTATCTTACTTATCAATGCTTTGGGAGGTGCTTTAGGTGGTATCTATAACATCTTCCTTTTAAATCATTCCTTACTGGATTTTTCCTACAAGGATGCCTTGTTTATCTTACAATTGATTACCTTATTAGCGGTTATCATCAGTAGTCTTACGGGCAATGATTATTTTGGGAAGCAATCTCTGCCTAGATTGATGATGTGGGTTACATTAGGAGCCAGTCTAGTTGGTCTATCTAATTTGTTAAACCAAGTCTTGCTCGGGATGTTTTTCGTCTTTTTTACCATGTACGTCTCTGGTAAAATCTCTCCAAAGATTAGTGCTCTGCTTATGAAAAATCTTGCTCCAGAGGTTCTCTCTCGTACCAGTAATTTTTTAGGTTTGTTGTTTACTCTATCTATACCAGTGGGGACGGCCTGTTTTTCACTGGTGGCAGTATGGAATATGCAGTTGACTTGGATGCTTTTTGTAGGTCTTTCTTTGTTAGCTATTCTTCTGACAAGTCTCAATCTCAAAAATAATCTTTAAATCCATGCTTTCTTCATACTGTCCCAATCCCTTCATTTATGGTAAAATAGGACTATTAAGTTAGAAAGAGGATTCTCTATGAAATTACAAAAACCAAAAGGAACGCAGGACATTTTACCTGCAGAGTCTGCCAAATGGCAGTACGTTGAAGGCTTTGCGCGTGAAATTTTCAAACGCTACAACTATGCAGAAGTACGTACCCCTATTTTTGAGCATTACGAAGTCATCAGTCGTTCCGTTGGGGACACAACTGATATCGTAACAAAGGAAATGTACGATTTTTACGACAAGGGCGACCGTCATATCACTCTACGTCCAGAAGGGACTGCGCCAGTTGTCCGTTCTTATGTGGAAAATAAACTCTTCGCACCAGAAGTTCAAAAACCAAGCAAGTTCTACTACATGGGCCCAATGTTCCGCTATGAGCGTCCACAAGCAGGTCGATTGCGCCAATTCCACCAGATTGGTGTGGAGTGCTTTGGCTCTAGTAATCCTGCTACCGATGTAGAAACAATTGCGATGGCAGCCCACTTTTTGAAAGCAATCGGGATTCAAGGTGTCAAACTACACCTCAACACTCTTGGAAATCCTGAAAGCCGTACGGCCTATCGTCAAGCCTTGATTGATTACTTAACACCACTCAAAGATAGTTTGTCTAAGGATAGTCAGCGTCGTTTGGAGGAAAATCCTCTTCGTGTTTTGGACTCGAAGGAAAAAGAAGACAAGGTGGTAGTGGAGAATGCACCATCTATCTTGGATTACCTAGATGAAGAAAGCCAAGCTCACTTTGATGCTGTTCGTCAGATGTTGGAAAGCCTTGGAGTAGACTACATCATCGATACCAATATGGTACGTGGTCTGGACTATTACAACCATACGATTTTTGAGTTTATCACAGAAATCGAGGGCAATGATTTGACAGTCTGTGCAGGTGGTCGCTACGATGGCTTAGTTGCCTACTTCGGTGGTCCTGAAACTGCTGGATTTGGTTTTGGACTTGGTGTCGAGCGCCTGCTTCTCATCCTTGAAAAGCAAGGTGTAGCTCTCCCTATCGAAAACGCTCTAGATGTCTATATTGCGGTTCTAGGGGAGGGAGCTAATCTCAAGGCCTTGGAATTGGTACAAGCTCTTCGTCAGCAAGGTTTCAAAGCAGAACGTGATTACCTCAACCGCAAGCTAAAAGCTCAATTTAAGTCAGCCGATGTCTTTGCGGCTAAAACTCTTATCACTCTCGGAGAGAGCGAAGTTGAAAGCGGACAAGTGAAAGTTAAGAACAATCAAACTCGAGAAGAAGTAGAAGTTTCGCTTGATGCTATCAGTCAAAATTACTCAGAAATCTTTAAAAAACTAGGCTTTTAATAGTTATATAATGAACCAGGAATTTATTCCTGGTTTTTTTACTTTATATTAAAAAGACGACTATTGAGGTCTCTTTTTGTATAAAAGGATGAGAAAAACTGAACGTTTTTGGAAGGACAAGTGGAATATTATAAAATCACTTGTAAACGAATTCAAAAAATGCTATGATATATTTGATTAATAAAAAGGAGTTAACCATGAATCATTTTAAAAAGAACGCGATACGTATGTTTGCCTTTTTAGGTGTAATTGTGTTATCTTTGACAGTACTGACGACAGTATTTGCGGCTAATGTTACAGACTATACAAATAAAACAACAATCACTGTTGATGGTCAACCACTGACAGATGAAACTCAAATCAGTACAGGTAAAGTTTTGGAAGCGACCAATACCATTTCTTTCCCTGACACTCAACAAATTAACGAAGGCGATATACTGGTGCTTGACCTTCCTAAAGAGTTGGGTTTGATTACGAAACTAGAGTTCCCAATTACACATAGTAGTGGTGAAGTGATTGGAAATGCAGTGACAGATCCAAGTACTCAAAAAGTAACGATTACTTTTACAGATTATTTCTCTAAGAATTACAAAGATAAGGTAATGTCTTTAAAATATTCTGTTCGTCCAAACGTAACGAACTTACCAGAAACAGGTAAATATACATTCCAATTCGGTACAGAAAACTATACACTTAATTACAATAAAACAGACGGTGAAGCTGGTGACTATGAAATGAAATATGGTTACCAAGATTCAGAAAATCCTAACCGAATCAAGTGGCGTATTGTTTTGAATGCTGTTCAGGACAAATTGAACAACATGGTCATTAAAGATGACTTTAGCGATAGTGGACAAGTCTTGGTGGAAAGCTCTTTCCGTGCAGTTCGTTATGCAACGCAACCAGAGAAAATTCCAAATGAAGCAGCACTTCTTAAACTAGAACCAATCGATAACTTTAGCAAAAAAGCTGAATTTACTCGAAATGCAGATGGTAAAATCACAGGATTCACCATTAACTTTGGTGATAACTGGAACTGGGCAATGTACATTGAGTACACAACAGAATTGACTTCACCACTTCCAGAAGGTACTAAAGTTGCCAATGTTTTGGAATGGTCAGCAAGCAACTTCCAAAAATCTCGTTCAGTCAGTGCATTGACGCGTTTAGAAACAGCTTCAGGTGAGGGTAGTGGAGATAAGACAACCACCACAACTACAACCACCACCACAACAACCGAAGCGCCAACGACGACTACAACAACGACGACAGAAGCGCCAACGACCACTTCGACCACCACAACAACCGAAGAGTCAACGACCACTTCGACCACCACAACAACCGAAGAGTCAACGACCACTTCGACCACCACAACAACCGAAGAGTCAACGACCACTTCGACCACTACAACAACAGAAGGGCCAACGACTACTTCAACTACAACGACAGAAGCACCAACGACTACTTCGACTACAACAACAACCGAAGCGCCAACGACTACTTCAACTACAACGACAGAAGCACCAACGACTACTTCGACTACAACAACAGAAGGGCCAACGACCGCTTCAACCACAACTTCGACAACGACAACTACAACCTCAAAACCAGATGTTCCAGGAACGACGACTACAGAGGAAAAACCAAAACTTCCTAAAACTGGAGAAGCCGTAGGAACTGGCTTGGTATTTGCAGGAATCGTCATCTTATCAGGCACAGTTGTATTGAAACGTAAATATTCTAATAAGTAATAGTTGAGTTTCTTTAGATAGGGGAGAGCATGGCTCTCTCCCTTTTTTAAAAAAGTAGATATTATGGAGTATTTAGATGAAACTATCAATTCTTATCACTCTTTTAAATGAAGAATTAGTTCTCGCTCAAACACATAAAGCCATCTCTGAGCAGTTAGAGAGTATGATTTTATCGGAAGAACTATCTGACTACGAAATTCTCTATGTGGATGACGGCAGTAGCGATAGCACACTAGAATTAATCGATGCTATTGCCAATGAAAACCCACGGGTCAAGTATATCAGCTTTAGTAGAAACTTTGGACGCGAGAGTGGAATTCTTGCTGGTTTTAAGTATGCGACTGGTGATGCAGTTATGGTGATGGATGGTGATTTGCAACATCCGCCCTACCTTATCCCTCTCTTTGTAGAAGCTTATAAAGAAGGATATGACATTGTCAGCGGTCAGAGAACTCGAGAAGGGGAGTCATTTGTAGGAAGCTTCTTTGCTCGTAGTTTTTATAAATTCTCAAACCACTCTATGGACGTCAAATTGACAGACGGGAAATCTGAATTACGACTTCTCAGCAAGAGAGCTGTGGATGTGTTTGTTTCGCTGCCTGAGTACAACCGATTTAACAAAGGGCTTTATGAGTGGATCGGTTTTAAAGAGAAGGTTATCCCTTATAAAAACGAAGTTCGTAAAGCAGGAAAAAGCAAATTCGGCTTTAAGAAGTCTATGAACTATGCTTTCCAGGGGATTATCTCATTTAATGATCGCCCTCTTAGAATTTGTATTCAATTTGGATTTGTCAGTATGGCTCTGTCTCTTCTCTATATTGTTTATGAATTTTGTAAATTTATCTTCTCTTCCGACTATACGAGTGGTTATTTCACGACAATAGCGGCGATTATCTTGTTTAGCAGTGTGCAACTGATTTTCATCGGTGTGCTTGGAGAGTATATCGGGAAGATTTACTACGAGGTGAAGCAACGTCCTCACTTTATTATTGCGAAAAGTAATATTGACCAAGCTGAAAAAGACAAGATTGGTTAAGATGACATAGGAGAAATCAATCATGAATAAGTGGTTAATGCAATTGCAAGAGTTGAAGGGAAAACACCCTAAAGCCTTGCTTTATACGATGAGTGCCTTACTACCGATGACCATCATGTTGGTTGTTTGGTTCTTTATGGGTAGCTATCCCTTTGGGAACAAAAGTCTGATGGCAGTTGACTTTGGTCAGCAGTATATCAGCTTTTTTGGCTTGCTTAAAAATGCGGTACTTACAGGTGATTTGAGTAGCCTGACTTATTCCTTTACCAAATCGCTCGGTGGAGACATGATAGGGGTTTTAGGCTATTACTTGATGAGCCCTTTTAATATTTTTTATATTCTTATCCCTTTCAAACACTATGGTTTAGCAGTATTTCTGACTATTTGGCTCAGATATGGAGCCATCGGCCTTTCTTTCTCTCACTTCCTTATCAAGCGTTATAAGGGAGCAGAGTCACGTTTGTGGTTAGTACCCTTATTTTCAACAGCCTATGCTCTTTCGGGGATGCTCGTTTCCTATCAGATGAACGTTATTTTCTATGACGCGATGATTATGTTACCGCTCGTCATCGTTTATCTGGAAGAGCTCTTGGATGGTGGAAGACCCTATCGTTACGCTTTTATTCTAGGGCTAACAGTCTTTCTACAGTTCTATATGGGCTATATGATTTCGATTTTTATCGTCCTATACTCTTGCTATTATAGTTCACCACGCCTCTCTATTCAGGGAACTCTGAAACAGAAGCTGAAATACTTCTTGAGTCCTCTGGTAAAAACATTTGCCTTTTCTGTCATTGGAGTCGCTACGGCTTCGGTATTGATTGTGCCGGTCTTTTATAATCTCCTTGAGAGTAAGGGGCAGGTTGGAGATGCCATGAAGTTCTCCTTCGCCTTTCAGATCAATCCCGTAGATATCTTATCGAAGTTGGCTATCGGTGGCTTTGATACTGCTTCAGGCTGGTCAGCTGGGCCGAATCTTCCAAATATCTACATCGGTGCTTTAGGATTTTTAGGTTTTATCCTTTACTTCACATCGAAACAGGTAGCCAAGGAAAAACGTTGGGCTGCAGGTGCGGTCACCCTTGTCTTCTTCATTTCCTTTGTCAATGAATTTGTAAGTAAAATCTGGCATATGGGGCAAAATCCAGCTGGATTCTTCTTCCGTTTCTCATGGCTTTTCTCTTTCTTTATGCTCGTTTTAGCCTATCAGGTAGTTAAGGGACAAGTAGAAATTTCTCGCAGAGGGAAGTTGCTTTCAGCTGTGTTACTAGTTTTATCAGCAATTTATCTCTATACAAAGAAATTCACCTATCTTCCAAAAACACAGCCAGAAGCATTGACTCAATTTCTAACAAAGAATGTTATTGTATTTTGGATTTTACTATTAGCTATCACTGCAGCTTGCTCTTATCTCTATTGGAGTCGTTCTCGTAAAGATCCTAAAGTGAAAAAAATGGTGCTATTGATAGCTGGGGCTGTCGTCCTTCTTTTAGGCATTCTTCTCCAAACAGGTTATCTCTTATCTCAGGTTGTATTAACCTTGTTGGTTTACTTGGCGGTTATCTTCTTACTGCGCTCAAGAATGACAAGATTAGCCATTCTTGCCTTATCTACCCTAACAATCTTTGAGTTGGGTTGCAACGCTTATCTATCTCAAGCAACCTTTGGGTATGCGGATGTAGATAAGTTTGTAGATGCAACGGTATCTGTAAAACAAGTGACAGATGATGTTCAGAAACAAGCAGACCAACCATTCTATCGAATCGCCTCCACCTTTGCCTATTCAAAAACAGTGCCATCGCTTGTTTCCTACCCAGGTTTAAGTACCTTTAGTTCTAGCTTAGAGCGTACGACCATGGATCAATTCGCCTACATGGGTGATCAAGGGATTAATGCGGCGACAGAGTATGAAAATGGGACCCTGTTAACCGATGCCCTATACGGTGTTCGCTACTATATGGATGTCAAGGATCTGGATCCTACAGAGAAAGAAGCTCATCCTGAGAGAATGTATTTCACTCGTTTTGCAAGTCGTTTTGATATGCAACGTTATTTCACGCGTAAGGTATATGAAGATGAGCGTTATATTGTGTACGAAAACCCAAATTCTTTCCCATTAGCTTATGGAACAAATGATTTGGTAAGAAATATCAACTTCGGTAAAAACAACGCTATTCAAAATCAAAATATCATTCTCAACTCTATGGAAGGTGCGAAAAAAGACGAAGAAAATTATCTCGATTATTTCAAGCCCCTAGCCTATGGAGATGTCGAAACAGAAAATCTTACTGAGGAAAATGTCGACAAAGAAAAAGGAACCGCAATTTACAAGCGGGTGGACTCTTCTAAGGATGCAGTGGTTCGCTACCGAATTACTCCGCGAACAGACTTGACTTATTACTTCTTCGTACCTGCAGGTCTAAATACAGAGAAAGATTATTCCGTCCTTCTGAACGGCAAGTGGTTTACTCATTCTAAGAGAAATACGCAACGTCAACTCTGGCAAATTGCAGACAAGGCGGAGAATCAAGAATCTGTGCTTGAGTTCCGCTTTAAAACAGATAAGGTTGACCTTTCAAATGCAGGTGTTTATCGTGCAGAAATCAGTCAAATTCAAAGTGCTTTAGAAAAACGGAAGGAACAAGGTCTACAAGTTGAGAAATTCTCGAATACTCATATCGTCGGTTCAGTGAATATTACTGATGACAGTAAATACATGATGACCTCTATCCCTTATAGTGAGGGTTGGAAGGTGAAAGTAGATGGCAAGGATGTCCCTGTGACAAAAGCATGGAACAGCTTTATTTCCTTCCCGATTACTTCCGGACAACACAAAGTAGAATTTGTCTTCTCCCAAAAAGGAAGGTTTACAGGTGCTGTATTGACTCTCATCAGTCTAACAACGCTTTATATCGTCAGAAGAGATTACAAGAAGGATGATAAAAACCAGCTGAAAGAAAATCAAAACGCTCCATCAGCTGAGTAAGCAATTTTTTATCAACTATAAAAAAATACGGTCAGGATACCATTCCTGACCGTTTTCTTTTACAAAATGACAAAAATCTTAAACTTTTTTGACAAATATGCTTGTCAAAAATAAAAAGATGTGTTACAATGAAATCAAGATAAGAACAAAGGAGAAAAAAGACATGCTAAAAAATCGTCTAAAAGAGCTTCGGGCTCGCGATGGCCTGAATCAAACAGAGCTGGCCAAACTAGCTGGCGTGTCCAGGCAAACCATCAGCTTGCTTGAGCGAGATGAGTATACCCCATCCATCGTCATTGCCCTGAAGATTGCTCAGATATTCAATGAGCCAGTCGAGTCAGTCTTTCGCTTAGAGGAGGATGAGTGATGAACAAGTATAAAGTGATTTATTATCTATCTATAGTTGTGTTTATCGTAAATCTTTTGGCTATGATTGGAAGCCTATTTGGTTGGTTTTCTATCGTCGAAAGTAAATATCTCTTCTGGATTAACATAGTTTTACTATTAGTCTTTAGATGGGTAGAGAGAAAGATAAAGTTTAAAGAAATCGTAAAAGGAGAAAAGTTATGAAAGAGTTTTTAGCGGGTTTTCAAGTCGATACTGAGAACAAAGAACTTGCCGGTGTTTGTGCAGGTTTAGGAAATTATTTTAACATTCAAGCCGACATTGTTCGTTTGGTGACAGTCTTCTTGTTTCTCTCTTCGACGGAGATTGGGATTATAACAGTTACAGCCTATGCTTATCTAGCAGGTTGGCTTGGCAATGAACCCTTGGGATATGGAGCGAAGAAAGCAAGAAACCAAGCTGTTCTCGTACTTGTTGTTTGTTTGCTTTTGGTAACGCTTGGAGCAGATGGCCTGACAGCTATTTTTGAATCAGGTAAAGCCTTTGGTCAATGGTTGTCTGGCTTGTTTTAGAAAGAGGTTGAAATATGGAAAAGAAACATATCATTTTTGCACTGAAGATTTTTCTTGCAAGTGCTTTATTAGGAATATTTGCTGGTTTCCTTGATCTTAATCCTTTAGGCATCACTCAAGCTCAAGTAGTCGTTGCATTGAAATCATTCTTTCTTGGTTTAGGGATGCTTACGGTGATTCTAACTTTTTATTTCACTAGAAAAAGCCATCAGGCCTATCAGAGTTATCAAAGAGAAGAGGAGGACGAAGAAAACGAACAAGACTATCTTGCCATGTATCGTTTCTTAGATTATGGTACAGTAGCTTGGAATGTTTGCCAAATTAGTATGCTATCCTGCCTA
The window above is part of the Streptococcus sp. Marseille-Q6470 genome. Proteins encoded here:
- a CDS encoding MptD family putative ECF transporter S component encodes the protein MKKNILTTLVAALVYFLCIGVGVLLGSLVDHTGNMFYAPAFAALVGGSVYMILLAKVPRFGAITTIGLVISLFFLGSKHGAGAFLPGIICGLGADGIAHLGHYKDKVKNLLSFLVFAFGTTGPILLMWLTPQAYLATLVARGKSQDYIDRIMVAPNPANILLFITSVLIGAFLGALIGQALSKKVVQKS
- a CDS encoding Rgg/GadR/MutR family transcriptional regulator, with product MKNLGKVFKELRESRKISLRKATGDDFSASLLSRFENGKSEISAQKLFVALENIHANVEELLFLARGFHQDANSEFRNQLFKAVNPKDLTSLHTLYQREYQQIPFSKDKQEHILNAILIKSYMKAIDETITLTSEEERVLHDYLFSVEIWGLYELSFFSSCSPLLSVQLLTKYTREMLRKSDFLQGVGKNRNMMHTLLLNGFMTCIEADDFTNALYFKKQIEKNFFEENETYFRIVYLWAEGLLDSKQGRVEDGQRKMEDAVRIFEMIGCSKSADYYRSAIEC
- a CDS encoding transporter produces the protein MKLLLRNQAYRILSLSRFFNAFGASIFNLVFVVYASTLPEASVAVAVANVVMMLPTLFTVFVGIRADYTKDKVKWMTYVGLFQAVLFFLAALVVQQASFFAFSTLCLINVISDVASDFAGGLRMPLVKEKVAESDLMEAYSFSQFITYISAIGGQAFGVWLLGVSTQNFSLVAGINAIFFLVSALILFLGRAELSLSTPFADSKSMKNEKLSIKDQFLTIYRNLRLVFLQSGQKNFGFMLFAILLINALGGALGGIYNIFLLNHSLLDFSYKDALFILQLITLLAVIISSLTGNDYFGKQSLPRLMMWVTLGASLVGLSNLLNQVLLGMFFVFFTMYVSGKISPKISALLMKNLAPEVLSRTSNFLGLLFTLSIPVGTACFSLVAVWNMQLTWMLFVGLSLLAILLTSLNLKNNL
- the hisS gene encoding histidine--tRNA ligase, which translates into the protein MKLQKPKGTQDILPAESAKWQYVEGFAREIFKRYNYAEVRTPIFEHYEVISRSVGDTTDIVTKEMYDFYDKGDRHITLRPEGTAPVVRSYVENKLFAPEVQKPSKFYYMGPMFRYERPQAGRLRQFHQIGVECFGSSNPATDVETIAMAAHFLKAIGIQGVKLHLNTLGNPESRTAYRQALIDYLTPLKDSLSKDSQRRLEENPLRVLDSKEKEDKVVVENAPSILDYLDEESQAHFDAVRQMLESLGVDYIIDTNMVRGLDYYNHTIFEFITEIEGNDLTVCAGGRYDGLVAYFGGPETAGFGFGLGVERLLLILEKQGVALPIENALDVYIAVLGEGANLKALELVQALRQQGFKAERDYLNRKLKAQFKSADVFAAKTLITLGESEVESGQVKVKNNQTREEVEVSLDAISQNYSEIFKKLGF
- a CDS encoding LPXTG cell wall anchor domain-containing protein, producing the protein MNHFKKNAIRMFAFLGVIVLSLTVLTTVFAANVTDYTNKTTITVDGQPLTDETQISTGKVLEATNTISFPDTQQINEGDILVLDLPKELGLITKLEFPITHSSGEVIGNAVTDPSTQKVTITFTDYFSKNYKDKVMSLKYSVRPNVTNLPETGKYTFQFGTENYTLNYNKTDGEAGDYEMKYGYQDSENPNRIKWRIVLNAVQDKLNNMVIKDDFSDSGQVLVESSFRAVRYATQPEKIPNEAALLKLEPIDNFSKKAEFTRNADGKITGFTINFGDNWNWAMYIEYTTELTSPLPEGTKVANVLEWSASNFQKSRSVSALTRLETASGEGSGDKTTTTTTTTTTTTEAPTTTTTTTTEAPTTTSTTTTTEESTTTSTTTTTEESTTTSTTTTTEESTTTSTTTTTEGPTTTSTTTTEAPTTTSTTTTTEAPTTTSTTTTEAPTTTSTTTTEGPTTASTTTSTTTTTTSKPDVPGTTTTEEKPKLPKTGEAVGTGLVFAGIVILSGTVVLKRKYSNK
- a CDS encoding glycosyltransferase family 2 protein, with the translated sequence MKLSILITLLNEELVLAQTHKAISEQLESMILSEELSDYEILYVDDGSSDSTLELIDAIANENPRVKYISFSRNFGRESGILAGFKYATGDAVMVMDGDLQHPPYLIPLFVEAYKEGYDIVSGQRTREGESFVGSFFARSFYKFSNHSMDVKLTDGKSELRLLSKRAVDVFVSLPEYNRFNKGLYEWIGFKEKVIPYKNEVRKAGKSKFGFKKSMNYAFQGIISFNDRPLRICIQFGFVSMALSLLYIVYEFCKFIFSSDYTSGYFTTIAAIILFSSVQLIFIGVLGEYIGKIYYEVKQRPHFIIAKSNIDQAEKDKIG
- a CDS encoding YfhO family protein, with protein sequence MNKWLMQLQELKGKHPKALLYTMSALLPMTIMLVVWFFMGSYPFGNKSLMAVDFGQQYISFFGLLKNAVLTGDLSSLTYSFTKSLGGDMIGVLGYYLMSPFNIFYILIPFKHYGLAVFLTIWLRYGAIGLSFSHFLIKRYKGAESRLWLVPLFSTAYALSGMLVSYQMNVIFYDAMIMLPLVIVYLEELLDGGRPYRYAFILGLTVFLQFYMGYMISIFIVLYSCYYSSPRLSIQGTLKQKLKYFLSPLVKTFAFSVIGVATASVLIVPVFYNLLESKGQVGDAMKFSFAFQINPVDILSKLAIGGFDTASGWSAGPNLPNIYIGALGFLGFILYFTSKQVAKEKRWAAGAVTLVFFISFVNEFVSKIWHMGQNPAGFFFRFSWLFSFFMLVLAYQVVKGQVEISRRGKLLSAVLLVLSAIYLYTKKFTYLPKTQPEALTQFLTKNVIVFWILLLAITAACSYLYWSRSRKDPKVKKMVLLIAGAVVLLLGILLQTGYLLSQVVLTLLVYLAVIFLLRSRMTRLAILALSTLTIFELGCNAYLSQATFGYADVDKFVDATVSVKQVTDDVQKQADQPFYRIASTFAYSKTVPSLVSYPGLSTFSSSLERTTMDQFAYMGDQGINAATEYENGTLLTDALYGVRYYMDVKDLDPTEKEAHPERMYFTRFASRFDMQRYFTRKVYEDERYIVYENPNSFPLAYGTNDLVRNINFGKNNAIQNQNIILNSMEGAKKDEENYLDYFKPLAYGDVETENLTEENVDKEKGTAIYKRVDSSKDAVVRYRITPRTDLTYYFFVPAGLNTEKDYSVLLNGKWFTHSKRNTQRQLWQIADKAENQESVLEFRFKTDKVDLSNAGVYRAEISQIQSALEKRKEQGLQVEKFSNTHIVGSVNITDDSKYMMTSIPYSEGWKVKVDGKDVPVTKAWNSFISFPITSGQHKVEFVFSQKGRFTGAVLTLISLTTLYIVRRDYKKDDKNQLKENQNAPSAE
- a CDS encoding helix-turn-helix transcriptional regulator, which produces MLKNRLKELRARDGLNQTELAKLAGVSRQTISLLERDEYTPSIVIALKIAQIFNEPVESVFRLEEDE
- a CDS encoding PspC domain-containing protein — its product is MKEFLAGFQVDTENKELAGVCAGLGNYFNIQADIVRLVTVFLFLSSTEIGIITVTAYAYLAGWLGNEPLGYGAKKARNQAVLVLVVCLLLVTLGADGLTAIFESGKAFGQWLSGLF